The Pseudomonas azotoformans genome has a segment encoding these proteins:
- a CDS encoding transporter substrate-binding domain-containing protein: MKLDQQQNRHNFVSTARRYLILGAAALLLGTSLGVQAATLEQIEAKGVLSVATEDSYYPFEFIKDGESDGFHKDVIAELRKYAPFKVNQDIMPWTGLLAGITSGKYDGAITGAGVTEERLGAFDFVAPVAPEVSYYIKRADDGRIKGLANLSGLTVGVQAGGAQLARLTQLDAKLKSLGGSLGKVVQYQSYPEAYADLANGRLDYVVNSIVPANMLVKERPKVFAVGEPTSGMGFIAWPVAKGNTALLEYLSGFVNHLRDTGKLAELQKKWLGQAFDNLPREPITSVEQFKQLTAQ, encoded by the coding sequence ATGAAACTTGATCAGCAGCAAAACCGGCACAACTTCGTCTCCACGGCACGGCGTTATCTCATCCTTGGCGCGGCAGCACTGCTGCTGGGCACAAGCCTGGGTGTCCAGGCAGCGACGCTGGAGCAAATCGAGGCGAAGGGCGTATTGAGCGTCGCCACCGAAGACAGCTACTACCCTTTCGAATTCATCAAGGACGGCGAATCCGACGGCTTTCATAAAGACGTGATCGCCGAACTGCGCAAGTACGCGCCGTTCAAGGTCAACCAGGACATCATGCCCTGGACCGGCCTGCTGGCCGGGATCACCTCGGGCAAATACGACGGCGCCATCACCGGCGCCGGCGTGACCGAAGAGCGCCTGGGCGCCTTCGACTTCGTGGCGCCGGTGGCCCCCGAGGTGTCCTACTACATCAAGCGCGCGGATGACGGGCGCATCAAGGGCCTCGCCAACTTGTCCGGCCTGACCGTGGGCGTACAGGCCGGCGGTGCGCAACTGGCGCGCCTGACCCAGCTCGACGCCAAGCTCAAGTCCCTCGGCGGCTCATTGGGCAAGGTCGTGCAGTACCAATCCTATCCGGAAGCCTACGCCGACCTGGCCAACGGCCGTCTGGACTACGTGGTCAACTCCATCGTGCCGGCCAATATGCTGGTCAAGGAACGCCCCAAGGTCTTCGCTGTGGGTGAGCCCACCTCGGGCATGGGCTTCATTGCCTGGCCCGTGGCAAAAGGCAACACCGCGCTATTGGAGTACCTGAGCGGTTTCGTCAATCACTTGCGCGACACCGGCAAGTTGGCCGAACTGCAGAAGAAATGGCTGGGCCAAGCCTTCGACAACCTGCCACGCGAGCCGATCACCTCGGTCGAACAGTTCAAGCAGTTG
- a CDS encoding Lrp/AsnC family transcriptional regulator, translating to MQLDAYDRKILSVLQENNRLSQRELAELVNLSPSAVNRRIVALEKAGVISQNVSIVDPTAVGRPITVIVEVKLENERLDLLDEIKRRFVGCPQVQQVYYVTGDFDFLLVMNVKDMSEYEQLTRELFFFGNIKQFKTFVAMQNNKRTFAMPIELE from the coding sequence ATGCAGTTGGATGCTTACGACAGGAAGATCCTCAGTGTTCTGCAGGAGAACAACCGGCTGTCCCAGCGCGAACTGGCAGAGTTGGTCAACCTGTCACCGTCGGCGGTGAACCGACGTATCGTCGCGCTGGAGAAAGCCGGGGTGATCAGCCAGAACGTGAGCATCGTCGACCCCACGGCCGTGGGGCGGCCGATCACGGTGATCGTTGAAGTGAAGCTGGAAAATGAACGCCTGGACCTGCTGGACGAGATCAAGCGGCGTTTCGTGGGCTGCCCGCAGGTGCAGCAGGTGTACTACGTGACCGGTGATTTTGATTTTTTGCTGGTGATGAATGTGAAGGACATGAGCGAATACGAGCAACTGACCCGTGAGCTGTTCTTTTTCGGCAACATCAAACAGTTCAAGACCTTTGTCGCCATGCAAAACAACAAGCGCACGTTTGCCATGCCCATTGAGCTGGAGTAA
- a CDS encoding FadR/GntR family transcriptional regulator: protein MDHQPSKPRKSQHAQIVQDLGMHIVSGRFKPEERLPMEATLCEEYKVSRSVLREATRVLSAKGLVYSKPRVGAVVRPRLKWHLLDPDVLSWLMQSTPHSEFFNTLAGVRRILEPEIAAMAATTATDEDIATIEQAYLGMETAQTHEQLLQADLDFHRAIADATRNDLLAYMCNMLSLPLRESINITNRRPDIQGLSLPRHKAILTAIQNRDALGARHASLVQLDDTRVALDTVMNVLTPL, encoded by the coding sequence ATGGATCACCAGCCGTCCAAGCCGCGCAAGAGCCAGCATGCCCAGATCGTCCAGGATTTGGGCATGCACATCGTTTCCGGTCGCTTCAAGCCCGAAGAACGCTTGCCCATGGAGGCCACGCTCTGCGAGGAGTACAAGGTCAGCCGCTCGGTGTTGCGTGAAGCGACCCGCGTGCTCAGCGCCAAGGGCCTGGTGTATTCCAAGCCGAGGGTGGGCGCGGTGGTGCGGCCACGCTTGAAATGGCACCTGCTCGACCCGGACGTGCTGTCCTGGTTGATGCAATCCACGCCCCACAGCGAGTTCTTCAACACCCTGGCCGGCGTGCGGCGCATCCTCGAACCGGAAATCGCCGCCATGGCCGCGACCACCGCCACCGACGAAGACATCGCCACCATCGAGCAAGCCTACCTGGGCATGGAAACCGCGCAGACCCACGAACAGCTGCTGCAGGCTGACCTGGACTTCCACCGCGCGATTGCCGACGCCACCCGCAATGACCTGCTGGCCTACATGTGCAACATGCTGTCGCTGCCGTTGCGCGAGTCGATCAACATCACCAACCGCCGCCCGGACATCCAGGGCCTGAGCCTGCCCCGGCACAAGGCGATCCTCACTGCCATTCAGAACCGCGATGCCCTGGGCGCACGGCACGCGTCGCTGGTGCAACTGGATGACACGCGGGTGGCGTTGGATACGGTGATGAATGTGCTCACGCCACTTTGA